TTAAATTGTTACTTTGCAATAGTATGCTCCACTGCAGGTGCCTTGCAAGCCTTTTCAATTAGGCCTACATATTTAAACCGATTTACACACTCGgtgatgaaaatattaacaGGCTAGGTTAAAGACTTAGTGTTGTATGCGTAGCTTTATAGGATGGAGTGAATTTCTTGCGGTTGTGGCTTTGCTCAAGTGAAACCTGTCTTCGATACCGTTATTTATTGTTTAGATTTTGATAGTAGACATCCTTTAGAAAATGCCTATAAATTGCAATCAACGACCTTATATTAGTGTAAATAGATACATGTGTTTATGTTTAATTTCGAGAACAGTCGCACAGATTGGTTGTATCACATTCATATTGCTTGTTGGCCTCTCCCACGGTCTAGAATTAATTAATATCGAAATTGCAGTTGGCACGACATTACACTATGCCTATGACAGATCTCTACATGTCGCGTTATAGACAACCGTTTACTGACCTCTTTCTCTCATGGTCTCTCGAAAGTCACTTAGAGCTTTAGTAAGACTCCCGTCTTGGATATATTTATCCATTGGATTGGAGCAGCAAATCACGCCATGGATGCGATCTAGCAGCGGGATCTCAAAATTGATACCTTGTCCGCTGTCGGTTTTGCCAAAGTCGATAACTTCTCCAGGTCGAATATTGCCATCTAAGATACGTCTCAACGATATCATTTCGTCCTTGTCAACCCTTTGCAGTCCTCGAACATCGACCAAGCGGAATGCGCAGATACCACCTAGGTAGTCTTGGAGACGAATTGTTCCTTCTCCGCCGGTGAAGACTTCACAGGACCCTGAAAGAAGCATTTACTCGGATTTTAAAATCGACGATTTCAGCTATTGACCTGAAAAATTAGCTTATTCGAAATTCCGCATAGTCAAACATTGGAACAGTATGTTTGAGGCTAGGTTCGTGTCCATGTGTTTTTTTTATCTGGAAAGCAGAAATGAAACGATTTATTACCTTTATCGGATATCTTGATAGTTCTCTCACATGTGTTTATAAAACTGCTTTTACCAGCACCAGCCGGACCAATCAAAGCTATTCTCAGCCTGGCTTTAGGGCTTGCAAAATCGCTTATATCGAACGAGCGAAAACTTTGCGAACCGTGCTTTTCACCAAATTGGTAATCCAAGATGGCGCGTCGTTGGAGAGCCACCTCGTAGAACAGATCATTATTACGGTCTCGTCTCTTGACAGACTCGGCTTGTTTTAGTAGGCgttcattttcaagatgcagTTTGGTCTTTTCTCTGGCTTCAGCCTCGATATCTTTGGATTTGTCCAAGTACACAACCTTCTGGGACTCCAGCTAAATGTCGAGAGGATGAGGATGCAAAGTTATTTAG
This DNA window, taken from Ptychodera flava strain L36383 chromosome 4, AS_Pfla_20210202, whole genome shotgun sequence, encodes the following:
- the LOC139131619 gene encoding interferon-induced protein 44-like isoform X2, with the protein product MGNKLESQKVVYLDKSKDIEAEAREKTKLHLENERLLKQAESVKRRDRNNDLFYEVALQRRAILDYQFGEKHGSQSFRSFDISDFASPKARLRIALIGPAGAGKSSFINTCERTIKISDKGSCEVFTGGEGTIRLQDYLGGICAFRLVDVRGLQRVDKDEMISLRRILDGNIRPGEVIDFGKTDSGQGINFEIPLLDRIHGVICCSNPMDKYIQDGSLTKALSDFRETMRERGITPVCVITHKDKISSEAEKKRLVENASAGTGCAKNHVFVLRNYTPEHSKRDPIVELDVLRVLHCALMAAERFVMIAKQRELAETTTEKTGNRSSLSKPTLNFPESSKSAAKQLPHYQNIHVLGPMGFLNDCSIQEFFQQVMENNPLTDEAELEKLQTELQRLGVRTVSALFKVWEQVSQRLIRDVRIRDCIARELEKKMCGAPIANVL
- the LOC139131619 gene encoding uncharacterized protein isoform X1 → MGNKLESQKVVYLDKSKDIEAEAREKTKLHLENERLLKQAESVKRRDRNNDLFYEVALQRRAILDYQFGEKHGSQSFRSFDISDFASPKARLRIALIGPAGAGKSSFINTCERTIKISDKGSCEVFTGGEGTIRLQDYLGGICAFRLVDVRGLQRVDKDEMISLRRILDGNIRPGEVIDFGKTDSGQGINFEIPLLDRIHGVICCSNPMDKYIQDGSLTKALSDFRETMRERGITPVCVITHKDKISSEAEKKRLVENASAGTGCAKNHVFVLRNYTPEHSKRDPIVELDVLRVLHCALMAAERFVMIAKQRELAETTTEKTGNRSSLSKPTLNFPESSKSAAKQLPHYQNIHVLGKILSHVSSQRIKPRHCILLFCLLGSGTSALRYLELCEKLYHTSISMVQILRSDWPRHEKNLGGPYIGDKPRLAYERHLSLSNSVYDVPRQNFNTLL